The DNA window GACGCTTTGTTGGCGATATCCGCCCCGCATTTCCGCAGGATCAGCGTGTCGGCGTGCGCTCCCAGCAAACGCAGATGGGCATGCACAATGCAGGTGGTCAGCGGCCAGCCCTGTGCGGCGGCGTCTTCGATCCAGACCGCCGCCTCCTGGAAGACTTCGTGGAAAGAATTGGCGTACTGCCTGGCCACCAGATCCCGATCGGCCGCCAGCGACATCGCGGTGAGCAAATCCTCCGGCGGGTCGTCGTTGACATCCATCTCGTCGACCTTCCCCAGACCGCCTGGCACGGCCAGACGAATCGCCTGCCACGTCCAATGGGCGTCGTCCGGCGTCAACGAAGCCAGCACCTGACCGACGCCGCCCTGCAGATCCACATCGCCGGCCGCTTTGGCCAGCGGAGCCAGCAGCAGGGCGATCCCCAGATTGGTATTGCTGGCGACCATGGTGCGGGTGGCGGAGACCGCTCGATAGATCGCCTGGCCGACGCCGATCTCGGCCGCTTGTGCGATCGACGGCGCGGCGACTACGGCGCTGATGGCGAAGTGTGTAAAGGTGACGTCTTCAAAGTCGGCCCCCCGATGCACATTACCGACCTTGGGGGCGGTTGCTTCCAGCAGGCAGGCCAGGGCCGCCGCTTGTTCCACAGAAAGATCACTCACGAGACGTCCCCCGTCGGCGGCATGGCGGAAGAGCGGGGCGAACCGGCCAGCGGATGGCGTTCCAGGAAACGGGCGACGTCCTCGATGACCCGCTCGGTGGCGTCCTCGATCACGTAATGGCCCGCATCGTCAATCCGGTCGGTTTCCGCCTGGGGGAAACTCAAGAGCAACCGCTCCAGGCATTCCGGCCGGAAGCACCAGTCCTTCATCCCCCAGATCATCATTGTGGGACGGTCGTTCAGCGACGGCAGACCCGCTTCGATCTCTTCCAGCACGGCGTGCGTAGGGTGCCGCCGGGTAAGGGGAATATCGGCCACAAACCGGGCAATGGCCCGGCGATTCGACCACGTATCATACGGAGCCAGCAGGCCCGCTTTGACCGCCGGCGAAAGACTTTCCGGGTGCTCGACCGCCATCGATAACGCGGCCCGGGCAAACAGGTTCAGTCCCTGCATGGCCCAGGGACCAACCACCGGCGTGCGGCACACGCGAATCCGCAGCGGCATGAACGGCGGCGGAAAGGCGCCCGTGTTGAACAGCACCAGCCGGGCAATCCGCTGGGGAGCCCGCAAGGCGGCGCCCAGGCCAATCGCTCCGCCCCAGTCATGAACCAGCAGCGTGATGTTCTGCAGGTTGAGTTTCTCCCACAGCGCCACGAGATTATCGATATGCGACTGCAGCGTGTAAGGAAAGTCGGCCGGTTTGTCGCTCAGGCCGCAGCCCATATGGTCCGGCGCGATCGTACGATACTGGTCGCGAAACGCCAGCACCAGGTTGCGCCAATAAAAAGACCAGGTGGGGTTTCCATGCACCATCACCAGCGGTTCGGCGTGGGGGTCGCCTTCATCGAGATAATGGTATTTCTGTCCGGCCAGGTCGAGAAAATGCGACTCAAACGGGTATAGGGGGCGCCAGTCGGGATGCACAGGTATTCGCAGGGGAAGGGGGAGTTCGTTTTCCTCGCGAGTATACCGATCCCGGGCCGATAGTGCTATCATCGTGCCGCGAGGAGAATTTGCACCGCACCAGAAAAGGAACCACCATGCACCCCCAGGAATCGCAACTTTCTTCGACCCTTTCTGTCTCCCAGACCGCGCTGGCTCGCCGGCGTTTTCTGCAGCTTTCGGCGACTGCGGCCGTCGGCGTGCTGGCGGCTCCGCTCCGCAGCGTCCTCGCCCAGCGCACCCTGCCGACGACGCCCAGCTTTGCCGGGACCGATCTGATCGTCCACGGCCAGGATCCGCCCAATGCCGAACCGGCCCTGGAGCACCTGCTGGAATCCTGGATCACCCCCAACAAATATTTCTACGTTCGCAGCCATGCGCCGTCGCCAAAAATTGATCGAAAAACCTTCCGGCTGCAGGTCAGCGGCCTGGTCGAACGGGAACTTTCGCTCAGCGCCGACGAACTGGCCGACGCCGAAAAATTCCCCCAGCACGAAGTCACCGCGACCATGACCTGTGCGGGCAACCGTCGGGCCGAATACAACGCCATTAACAAGGTCGGCGGCGTGCAATGGGGCGCCGGAGCCATCGGTAACGCCAAATGGGGCGGAGCCGCCCTGGCCGATCTTCTCAAAGCGGCCGGGGTGAAAGAAGGGGCGAAGCACGTCTGGTTTGAAGGCGTCGACGAAATCAGCCACAACGGCGGCATCATCGGCTTCGGCGGGTCGATCCCGCTGGAAACGGCCCTCGGCCAGCCACAGGCGCCGGCCCTCGTCGCCCAGACCATGAACGGCGAACCGCTTACCGCCGACCACGGCTTCCCATTGCGGACCGTGGTGCCTGGCTTTATTGGCGCCCGAAGCGTGAAGTGGCTGGGAAAAATCGTCGTCAGCGATCGTCCTTCGCCCAATCACTATCTGGCGACCGCGTACAAGCTGGTGCAGGAAGGAACCGACGCCGAATGGGAATCCGCCGAGCCGTTGTACCGCTTCCCGCTCAACTCGGTCATCTGCAGCCCGGCCGCAGGAGCGACCGTCAAACCAGGTGAGATCGAAGTGGCCGGCTACGCCCTGCCCAGCGGCGGACCCAACACGATTGAAAGGGTGGAAGTCGCCACCAACGACGGCCGCATTTTCCGTCCCGCCACCCTGCTGGACCTGTCGCTGCCGTACTGCTGGCGGTTCTGGAAAGCGACCGTCCCCGTTACCCCGCGGACGAAAGAGATCGTGGTGCGAGCCATCGATTCCGCCGGCAATCGCCAGCCGCGGAAAATGACCTGGAACCTCAAAGGCTACATGAACAACAGCCTGTACCACTCCCCCCTGCAGGTCGAGTAAACAGGTTCGATTGCTCCCAGCACGTCGCCGCCTCCCACTCTTACTCTTTATCTTACTCTTAATCCTCTGGGAGCGACGAATCGAACCGCCTGCGCTCGCTTGCCCTCTGTCAATTGATTGGATCAGCGTTCCTTGATCCGACCATCCCGCAGAGGCTCAACGCAGTCACCGCGAATTGCGTTCCGCCGCGTGGTGGACCTGGCGCCACTTTCTTCCCTGCCGGCCGGATTCCGTGTCCGCCGGTCGCCGGCAACGATGATTTCCTTGCAGAGGAGAAAAAACTGAAACAGATCACGGCGATTCTCGCTCTCCGAAAGTAAGAACTCGCTACCGCAAAATGAGGACGCCAGAATGAATCTCACCGAAAAACTGCGACTTCGCATCATCTGTCTGACTCTGGTCGCCTGCTTTCCCGCCGTGCTGGAACTGGCCGCCCTGACCATGCAACCGACCGCCGACGACAATCGCCAGGTGGTCGAGAATCTGGAACCGGGCCAGCAAAGCTCCAGCGCCGCCCTGGAAGCATCGGACGACCGCCAGGCGTAATTCGCCTGGGCGGAGGTCGTCGTTCTTCCTGGCGTCTCCGCGAATCCTGCCCCGCGGCGTTCCCCAACGGGACCTCTGCCGGGACCGGCGAATCTTGACAGGCGCCCCTGGTTCCAGGCATGCTGGATCGCTGTCTGTTCGGCCCGCTTCTTCTCTCGCCTCCGCTGCGGCTGGCGATTCCCGTGCGAGCTGGCCCCCGATCCCAGGAGTCCCGATGCACGCAGGTTTCAAAATTGGCGACGAACAAACGCTCGCCACGCGCGTGGGCGCCGAGCACGCCATCGAGCTCCGCTGCGGCGCCGCCGACGAGCCGGGCGTCTATGTGTTCTCTACTCCTGCCATGATCCTGCTGATGGAACTGGCCGCCAAAGCGCTGCTGGAGCCATACCTGGAGCCGGGCGAGCAATCCGTCGGAGCCGAGGTCGACGTCAAACACCTCGCCGCCACTCCGCTGGGCGGCAACGTCCGCGGCACGGCCCGACTGATCCGGATCGACGGACGACAGTTCGAATTTGAAGTCGCCGCGTACGACGAACACCGACAGATCGGCGTCGGCCGGCATCTGCGGGCGGTGGTCGAAGTGGGCCGCGTCCGGCGCCAGCTCGAGGAGCAACAACCGACCGCCGTCGCCTCGCCGTTGACAGCCGCCCCAACCGGGGACGCGCTGCCCCGGTTTCAAACGCTGCGACTGGAAGCTGCTGGCCCCGTGCTGACCGCGACCTTGCACCGTCCGGAAAAACTGAACGCGGTCGACTCCCTGATGACGACCGAGCTGGAACAGCTGACCGGCTATCTGGCCGCCCATCCCGAGTTGCGTCTGGTGCTGCTGACGGGCGCCGGTCGCGCTTTCTGCGCCGGCGACGATGTGGCTGAAGTCGGCCGGCTGACTCTGGCGGAAGCCGAGCAGCTGAGCCATCGCCAGGCCCGGCTGTATCTGTCCTGGGAGCAACTGCCGCAAGTGATGATCGCGGTCGTCAACGGGCCCGCCCTGGGCGGCGGCTGCGTGGCTGCCTGTGCGTGCGACTTCCGCATCGCGGCCGTCCATGCGCAATTTGGCATGCCGGAGATTCTGCTGGGCTGGCCGCCCGGCTACGGGGTGGCGCAGCTCACGGCTCTGGTCGGCAAAGCCAGGGCGCTCCAGCTCTGCCTCACCGGCCAGCCGATTACCGCCAGCCAGGCGCTGGAATGGGGACTGGCGCATCGGGTCGTACCGGCCCCGCAACTGGAAAGCGAAGCCCAGAAGTGGGCGAACCAGTTACTGCAGACGCCGCCGGCCGCACTCCGCGCCACGAAGCGGCTGCTGCACCAGGACGAAGGCGCCCAGCCCAAGATCGCCTACCTGGCCGACACGGCCGCCTACATCGCCTGCCTGGCCGGCCCTGAAGCAAAGGAAGGGATCGCGGCCTTTCAAGAAAAACGATCGCCGCGGTTCGAAGGGTGAGATCGTCGGCTACGGCGCGCCTTACGGATGACTCTCTTCTGGGGACGTCGTTTCCACCGGTTCGGCGTCAACCGCATCCGAGTCCGAGTCGGGGATCGGCTGGACAACAGGAGGCGGGGTCGGTCGGGCTCCGCCGCCGGAGCGACTGCAGCCGCCGGGAGCGACGTCCAGCGCCAGGAACAGGCAAGCGCACAACGACAGACTCGGCAGCCAGGACATTTTTGCCGGATTCATGGGCAAACTCGTTTTCGTTTTCAAAGGGGGGGAAGGTTCAGAAAGCAGGACCGTTCAGGTTTCCAGCTCGCGCAAGAATTGCCGGGCCGAGTTTTCACAGTCGCTGATGAGTTTCTCGCCAAAGCTGTACGTCAATCGGAAGCCGACGGCGCCGGCGACGAGCGTGCCGACAAACGGCGCCCATTTGGCCGTTTCTTTCACAGCGATGCTGGAGCCGAATCGCACCAGCAGCAGCGAGATCGCTTTCTCGGCCCCGTACTGCGTCGCCAGTTTGGTCACCAGCATTTTCGCCGCCTGGGCGTGCGGGGCGGAGGCATCGATCAGCTTCTCGGTAAAGGCGGCCTGCTTCTGGGTCAGGCCGTAAATGTGCAGCACGGCGTCGCTCAGCCGGACCAGCATGCCCAGGTCGAGTGAGACATCAAGTCCGGGGATCGGATTCAACGCGTTGGCTGCCGACAGCCCGGCGTAGATGCCGACCAGGCGTTCGGCGATCGCTCTTTTTTTGACGAGCATTTCTTCCGACCAGACGGCCACGTCGGCCATCATGCGGGTCTGCTTGGAGCCGTGCTGCGACTCCACAATGTCGGAAATCAGCCGCGGCAGATCGTACTTTTGCGGATAATGGGCCGAGGTCAAATACACCTTGGGCGGTGCATGCGGTTCCAGGTTGTGGCGGATGTTCTCGACGATCAGCCGCCGGACTTCCTCTTCGCTCAGGTCGTTATCGCGTCGTCCCTGCTGGATGGCGAGGTCGAACTGGTTACGTACGATGAAGCACGGCTTCTGCAGGCGATGGGCCAGCTCATGGTAAAGGTGCGCATCGGGCTCGTAAAATCGCTGCGCCGTGACCAGGATGAAGCAGTCATACGACTGCAGATCCAGTCGTTTGACGTACGTATCCTGCGGCCAGCGGGCCGTGCCGCAGCCGGGCAAGTCGACAAACACCATCCCGCCGTGGTGATGCTCCTGCGGTTCCGTCGTTTCTTCGACAACGCTCACCTGGGCGATTTTCTCGCCGGCGATGGCGTTAATCAGCGAGCTCTTCCCGCTGCCGGAAATCCCGGTGATCCCGCACTTCACGCGGGTATTTTCAAATTCCAGCCGCGCGGCAAACAGCTTGCGCGCCAACTGCTCAATCAGGGCAGGGTCAGCGACAGATGGCATGCAGCGATCCTTGTGATAGTAAAAGCTGAACGTAAACGCCGGCAAAGCGGCAGGGCCAAACGGCTCGCGCCTGCGCGCAGCGCCGCTACAAGGTATTCGTCGCCGCACGCGCTTTCTTGAAGTATACCCTTTTGCCGCCGGCCGCAACGTTCTGCCGACAAGACGAACGTTTTCTCGGCCGAACGTGGAACAGGTTTTTAACCTGTTCATGAAAGAGGGAGCGATGGCAAGTTGCAAACCTGCCCTACGGTCGTACGCGACTATCTATCGGCCAGCAGTTGTTCAATGTTACCCGCCAGCGCCGCCAGATCGCTACGGGACCAGATCAACGGCGAGCCGGCCAGCGAGCCGGGAGGCGGGTCGTCGGTCACCAGGGCGACAATCCC is part of the Lignipirellula cremea genome and encodes:
- a CDS encoding triphosphoribosyl-dephospho-CoA synthase — translated: MSDLSVEQAAALACLLEATAPKVGNVHRGADFEDVTFTHFAISAVVAAPSIAQAAEIGVGQAIYRAVSATRTMVASNTNLGIALLLAPLAKAAGDVDLQGGVGQVLASLTPDDAHWTWQAIRLAVPGGLGKVDEMDVNDDPPEDLLTAMSLAADRDLVARQYANSFHEVFQEAAVWIEDAAAQGWPLTTCIVHAHLRLLGAHADTLILRKCGADIANKASALARQVLACGDPDSPAYLQAIGDLDFWLRSDHHRRNPGATADLVTAGLFVLLLQGRLKPPLV
- a CDS encoding alpha/beta fold hydrolase, with amino-acid sequence MIALSARDRYTREENELPLPLRIPVHPDWRPLYPFESHFLDLAGQKYHYLDEGDPHAEPLVMVHGNPTWSFYWRNLVLAFRDQYRTIAPDHMGCGLSDKPADFPYTLQSHIDNLVALWEKLNLQNITLLVHDWGGAIGLGAALRAPQRIARLVLFNTGAFPPPFMPLRIRVCRTPVVGPWAMQGLNLFARAALSMAVEHPESLSPAVKAGLLAPYDTWSNRRAIARFVADIPLTRRHPTHAVLEEIEAGLPSLNDRPTMMIWGMKDWCFRPECLERLLLSFPQAETDRIDDAGHYVIEDATERVIEDVARFLERHPLAGSPRSSAMPPTGDVS
- a CDS encoding molybdopterin-dependent oxidoreductase, which codes for MHPQESQLSSTLSVSQTALARRRFLQLSATAAVGVLAAPLRSVLAQRTLPTTPSFAGTDLIVHGQDPPNAEPALEHLLESWITPNKYFYVRSHAPSPKIDRKTFRLQVSGLVERELSLSADELADAEKFPQHEVTATMTCAGNRRAEYNAINKVGGVQWGAGAIGNAKWGGAALADLLKAAGVKEGAKHVWFEGVDEISHNGGIIGFGGSIPLETALGQPQAPALVAQTMNGEPLTADHGFPLRTVVPGFIGARSVKWLGKIVVSDRPSPNHYLATAYKLVQEGTDAEWESAEPLYRFPLNSVICSPAAGATVKPGEIEVAGYALPSGGPNTIERVEVATNDGRIFRPATLLDLSLPYCWRFWKATVPVTPRTKEIVVRAIDSAGNRQPRKMTWNLKGYMNNSLYHSPLQVE
- a CDS encoding thioesterase, FlK family, with the protein product MHAGFKIGDEQTLATRVGAEHAIELRCGAADEPGVYVFSTPAMILLMELAAKALLEPYLEPGEQSVGAEVDVKHLAATPLGGNVRGTARLIRIDGRQFEFEVAAYDEHRQIGVGRHLRAVVEVGRVRRQLEEQQPTAVASPLTAAPTGDALPRFQTLRLEAAGPVLTATLHRPEKLNAVDSLMTTELEQLTGYLAAHPELRLVLLTGAGRAFCAGDDVAEVGRLTLAEAEQLSHRQARLYLSWEQLPQVMIAVVNGPALGGGCVAACACDFRIAAVHAQFGMPEILLGWPPGYGVAQLTALVGKARALQLCLTGQPITASQALEWGLAHRVVPAPQLESEAQKWANQLLQTPPAALRATKRLLHQDEGAQPKIAYLADTAAYIACLAGPEAKEGIAAFQEKRSPRFEG
- a CDS encoding GTPase is translated as MPSVADPALIEQLARKLFAARLEFENTRVKCGITGISGSGKSSLINAIAGEKIAQVSVVEETTEPQEHHHGGMVFVDLPGCGTARWPQDTYVKRLDLQSYDCFILVTAQRFYEPDAHLYHELAHRLQKPCFIVRNQFDLAIQQGRRDNDLSEEEVRRLIVENIRHNLEPHAPPKVYLTSAHYPQKYDLPRLISDIVESQHGSKQTRMMADVAVWSEEMLVKKRAIAERLVGIYAGLSAANALNPIPGLDVSLDLGMLVRLSDAVLHIYGLTQKQAAFTEKLIDASAPHAQAAKMLVTKLATQYGAEKAISLLLVRFGSSIAVKETAKWAPFVGTLVAGAVGFRLTYSFGEKLISDCENSARQFLRELET